A window from Primulina huaijiensis isolate GDHJ02 chromosome 11, ASM1229523v2, whole genome shotgun sequence encodes these proteins:
- the LOC140988995 gene encoding anaphase-promoting complex subunit 6 isoform X2, protein MREEQVEKLRGVVRDCVSKHLYSSAIFFADKVAAVTSDPADVYMQAQALYLGRHYRRAFHLLNASQIVLRDLRFRYLAAKCLEELKEWDQCLLMLGDAKVDEHGNITDTKDYNSMYLDKDGEEHEINIISAICFLRGKAYEALENRAQARLWYKAAIKADPLCYEALECLIEGHMLTCEEETRLLATLQFGAEDGWLSSFYSCLIKKYEAENVVETKFRELELDVCSLKSSDKTLCTPKNNTDLLACKAEYYHQCGEYQKCFELTSILLEKDPFHLKCTLVHLAAAMELGHSNELYLMACNLVKDYPQKALSWFAVGCYYYCIKKYDQSRRYFSKATSLDGTFSPGWIGYGNAYAAQEEGDQAMSAYRTAARLFPGFHLPTLYIGMEYMRTHSFKLAEQFFLQAKIICPSDPLVFNELGVVAYHMKEYKKAVWWFEQTLSRVSSSLSEMWEPTLVNLAHALRKLNGVFARRQSSIITLPTWIT, encoded by the exons ATGCGGGAGGAGCAAGTAGAGAAGCTCCGGGGTGTGGTAAGAGATTGCGTGAGCAAGCATCTGTACTCATCGGCGATATTCTTCGCCGACAAGGTTGCGGCCGTGACTTCAGACCCGGCCGACGTATATATGCAAGCTCAGGCACTCTATCTAGGCCGTCACTACCGCCGAGCCTTCCACCTCCTCAATGCCTCCCAGATCGTCCTCCGCGACCTCCGGTTCCGCTACCTCGCCGCCAAATGCCta GAAGAACTGAAGGAGTGGGATCAATGCCTGCTAATGCTTGGTGATGCTAAAGTGGATGAACATGGTAATATTACCGACACAAAGGATTACAATAGCATGTATCTGGACAAAGATGGTGAAGAACATGAAATCAAT ATTATATCAGCAATATGCTTTTTAAGGGGAAAGGCGTACGAGGCATTGGAAAATCGTGCACAAGCTcggttatg GTACAAAGCTGCCATTAAAGCGGATCCTCTGTGTtatgag GCCTTGGAATGTTTAATAGAGGGTCACATGCTTACTTGTGAAGAAG AGACCAGGCTATTGGCGACATTGCAATTTGGTGCTGAAGATGGCTGGCTCTCTTCATTCTATTCTTGCTTGATAAAGAAA TATGAAGCTGAAAATGTTGTAGAAACCAAGTTTAGGGAACTTGAGCTGGACGTTTGCTCTTTGAAGTCCTCTGACAAAACCTTATGCACACCGAAGAACAATACTGATCTCTTAGCCTGTAAAGCAGAGTACTATCATCAGTGTGGTGAATACCAGAAATGCTTTGAGTTAACATCGAT ATTACTTGAGAAGGATCCTTTTCACCTAAAGTGCACCCTGGTGCATTTAGCGGCAGCAATGGAACTAGGACATTCTAATGAACTTTATTTAATGGCATGCAATTTGGTCAAGGACTATCCTCAAAA GGCTCTGTCATGGTTCGCAGTCGGTTGCTACTATTACTGTATCAAAAAGTATGATCAGTCGCGCCGTTATTTTAG TAAGGCAACAAGCTTAGATGGAACATTTTCTCCTGGTTGGATAGGCTATGGGAATGCTTATGCAGCACAAGAAGAAGGAGACCAAGCCATGTCAGCTTATCGCACTGCTGCTCGTTTATTTCCTGG gtTCCATCTACCAACTCTATACATTGGAATGGAATACATGCGGACCCATAGCTTCAAACTTGCTGAGCAG TTTTTTTTGCAGGCCAAGATTATATGCCCTTCAGATCCGCTTGTGTTCAATGAGTTAGGTGTTGTAGCTTATCATATGAAGGA GTATAAGAAGGCTGTATGGTGGTTTGAACAGACGTTGTCTCGTGTATCATCCTCTTTAAGTGAAATGTGGGAGCCAACCTTGGTTAACCTCGCTCATGCGTTGAGAAAATTAAA TGGGGTTTTTGCTCGTAGGCAATCTTCTATAATCACTCTACCTACCTGGATCACATAA
- the LOC140988995 gene encoding anaphase-promoting complex subunit 6 isoform X1, whose translation MREEQVEKLRGVVRDCVSKHLYSSAIFFADKVAAVTSDPADVYMQAQALYLGRHYRRAFHLLNASQIVLRDLRFRYLAAKCLEELKEWDQCLLMLGDAKVDEHGNITDTKDYNSMYLDKDGEEHEINIISAICFLRGKAYEALENRAQARLWYKAAIKADPLCYEALECLIEGHMLTCEEETRLLATLQFGAEDGWLSSFYSCLIKKYEAENVVETKFRELELDVCSLKSSDKTLCTPKNNTDLLACKAEYYHQCGEYQKCFELTSILLEKDPFHLKCTLVHLAAAMELGHSNELYLMACNLVKDYPQKALSWFAVGCYYYCIKKYDQSRRYFSKATSLDGTFSPGWIGYGNAYAAQEEGDQAMSAYRTAARLFPGFHLPTLYIGMEYMRTHSFKLAEQFFLQAKIICPSDPLVFNELGVVAYHMKEYKKAVWWFEQTLSRVSSSLSEMWEPTLVNLAHALRKLKRYNEAIIYYDKALAISTRSLSTYAGLAYTYHLQDNFTSAIAYYHKALWLKPDDQFCTEMLTMALVDECRHGTHPKGETVRSQLFT comes from the exons ATGCGGGAGGAGCAAGTAGAGAAGCTCCGGGGTGTGGTAAGAGATTGCGTGAGCAAGCATCTGTACTCATCGGCGATATTCTTCGCCGACAAGGTTGCGGCCGTGACTTCAGACCCGGCCGACGTATATATGCAAGCTCAGGCACTCTATCTAGGCCGTCACTACCGCCGAGCCTTCCACCTCCTCAATGCCTCCCAGATCGTCCTCCGCGACCTCCGGTTCCGCTACCTCGCCGCCAAATGCCta GAAGAACTGAAGGAGTGGGATCAATGCCTGCTAATGCTTGGTGATGCTAAAGTGGATGAACATGGTAATATTACCGACACAAAGGATTACAATAGCATGTATCTGGACAAAGATGGTGAAGAACATGAAATCAAT ATTATATCAGCAATATGCTTTTTAAGGGGAAAGGCGTACGAGGCATTGGAAAATCGTGCACAAGCTcggttatg GTACAAAGCTGCCATTAAAGCGGATCCTCTGTGTtatgag GCCTTGGAATGTTTAATAGAGGGTCACATGCTTACTTGTGAAGAAG AGACCAGGCTATTGGCGACATTGCAATTTGGTGCTGAAGATGGCTGGCTCTCTTCATTCTATTCTTGCTTGATAAAGAAA TATGAAGCTGAAAATGTTGTAGAAACCAAGTTTAGGGAACTTGAGCTGGACGTTTGCTCTTTGAAGTCCTCTGACAAAACCTTATGCACACCGAAGAACAATACTGATCTCTTAGCCTGTAAAGCAGAGTACTATCATCAGTGTGGTGAATACCAGAAATGCTTTGAGTTAACATCGAT ATTACTTGAGAAGGATCCTTTTCACCTAAAGTGCACCCTGGTGCATTTAGCGGCAGCAATGGAACTAGGACATTCTAATGAACTTTATTTAATGGCATGCAATTTGGTCAAGGACTATCCTCAAAA GGCTCTGTCATGGTTCGCAGTCGGTTGCTACTATTACTGTATCAAAAAGTATGATCAGTCGCGCCGTTATTTTAG TAAGGCAACAAGCTTAGATGGAACATTTTCTCCTGGTTGGATAGGCTATGGGAATGCTTATGCAGCACAAGAAGAAGGAGACCAAGCCATGTCAGCTTATCGCACTGCTGCTCGTTTATTTCCTGG gtTCCATCTACCAACTCTATACATTGGAATGGAATACATGCGGACCCATAGCTTCAAACTTGCTGAGCAG TTTTTTTTGCAGGCCAAGATTATATGCCCTTCAGATCCGCTTGTGTTCAATGAGTTAGGTGTTGTAGCTTATCATATGAAGGA GTATAAGAAGGCTGTATGGTGGTTTGAACAGACGTTGTCTCGTGTATCATCCTCTTTAAGTGAAATGTGGGAGCCAACCTTGGTTAACCTCGCTCATGCGTTGAGAAAATTAAA GAGATACAACGAggcaattatttattatgataaagCTCTTGCAATATCAACACGAAGCTTGAGTACATATGCAGGTCTCGCCTACACGTATCATCTGCAG GATAATTTCACTTCAGCAATTGCGTACTATCATAAG GCTTTATGGCTTAAACCAGACGATCAATTCTGTACGGAAATGCTGACAATGGCGCTTGTCGATGAATGTCGGCATGGCACCCACCCAAAAGGTGAAACAGTTAGAAGCCAGTTATTTACGTAG